The Nerophis lumbriciformis linkage group LG24, RoL_Nlum_v2.1, whole genome shotgun sequence genome includes a region encoding these proteins:
- the LOC133620704 gene encoding LOW QUALITY PROTEIN: opioid growth factor receptor-like (The sequence of the model RefSeq protein was modified relative to this genomic sequence to represent the inferred CDS: inserted 1 base in 1 codon; deleted 1 base in 1 codon; substituted 1 base at 1 genomic stop codon) → MEDDCVCDYDSTWDTESDGEDPAGDGQTRRSSQDKNKSGWTLESWHPRNTRAAKETQNYRRGYPNLADEECSEDKMNNLXFYLNKFPSSPDDVYIESFLKEWKNDYKKLERVHSYIQWLFPLREPGVXYMASELTKKEIEAFKSNEDAKKRLVESYELMSGVRLVNKETGEVTRADKWIERFGNLERNMHNNLRITRIPKSLGELSFEHYQAPLVHFFLEETLFKKNLTSVKRSVLDYFLFAILDKQKRQELVRYAYLHFEPKDGFVWCPRKIQKLFRKFREKERHRHSSSSSSKKKP, encoded by the exons ATGGAGGACGACTGTGTGTGTGATTACGACTCGACCTGGGACACAGAGAGTGATGGAGAGGACCCAGCCGGAGATGGCCAAACTCGTCGATCCAGTCAAGACAAAAATAAATCTGGTTGGACTTTAGAATCGTGGCATCCCAGAAACACAAGGGCAGCAAAAGAA ACGCAGAACTACAGAAGAGGATACCCTAATCTTGCAGATGAAGAATGCTCAGAGGACAAAATGAACAATTTGTAGTTTTACCTCAATAAATTCCCCTCTTCACCTGATGATGTCTACATTGAATCGTTCCTCAAAGAATGGAAGAATGACTACAAAAAGCTGGAGAGAGTTCACTCATACATTCAGTGGCTGTTTCCACTCCGTGAACCAGGGG AATACATGGCTTCTGAACTCACCAAGAAGGAAATTGAGGCCTTTAAGAGTAATGAGGATGCAAAAAAGAGGCTAGTGGAGTCCTATGAACTCATGTCGGGCGTCCGCCTGGTTAACAAAGAGACGGGTGAAGTGACACGAGCAGACAAATGGATAGAGCGCTTCGGGAACCTTGAGCGGAACATGCACAACAACCTGCGCATCACTCGCATCCCAAAGAGCCTGGGCGAACTAAGTTTTGAGCACTATCAGGCGCCGCTCGTTCACTTCTTCCTTGAGGAGACTCTGTTCAAGAAAAACCTCACCAGTGTTAAACGCAGCGTACTTGACTACTTCCTGTTTGCAATTCTGGATAAACAAAAACGCCAGGAGTTGGTGCGCTACGCCTACCTTCACTTTGAACCAAAGGATGGATTTGTGTGGTGTCCCAGGAAGATTCAGAAGCTGTTTAGGAAGTTCAGAGAGAAAGAAAGACATCGgcattcctcctcttcttcttccaaaAAAAAGCCATGA